Genomic window (Escherichia fergusonii ATCC 35469):
TCTCCGCTCAATGGATGTAAAAAAGCTTATTGCTGGATAATGCTATATAATAAGAATAAGCTGAATTAAAGGATCTGCCGCTGCGGTTAAAATGGAACACATGAATACATCCCCCTTAATAATTGCAGTTGCATACCTGAATGTTCTTTGGTACAGGGCGGGAAAAGGTGTTTTGTCTTCAAGGGATATAACATGAAGATTTCGTTGGATAATAATTATCATTCTGAACTTTATTTTCTCCCCGCACGGAATTATCAAAATAAACTGATCGGTTTAACCGTTTTTACCAATTTTGTCTCTGATGATGGGCAAGTGCGCATCCCTACGGAACTGGTGATACCGCGCATGTCGGGTGAACAGCAATATCGCCTTTTTAAGGAGCAACTGGACGTCATCGAACGTTGTCAGCATTTTTTTATGCAGCATAATTTGTTGGCATGGGTTTATTTATCGGCGCCAATAGCTGAATCGTTATTAAATGATGATGAAACTCTGATGCGTATTTTACGCTTGTCATTCATTGAATTGTTGATAAACGAAAATGATGTAGAAATCGCCAGAGGCGTGATAAATCCGAGTCTGATCGCTCTTTCTCACCAATTTGCATTAGTGCTGGCAAACTTCGGTGCTGGTGAGTTATCGACAAAAGCGATCTTCGAAGACCTGTTTAAACGCGTAATTTTTGATAAGTCATTTGTTCACAAACAATCGTCTCGTTTATCTTTTGAGCCTTTTATACGCGCTATTATTGCGCAGATATCTGTACACACTGAATCATTAATGGTCTGTGGCATTGACTCAGATAAATTATTTCAGCAAGTAATGCCTTTTCATTTCTTTGCAATGCAAGGTGGTTTGTGGCCCGCGGTCGCGACGAAGCACGTTACCACGTTGGTACAGTAGTAATCCTCCTGTTTGTGGGTATTTAAGAGAGCATTTCCCCTCTACACTATCAGACAGGAGGAGCTATGACCCTGTCTTTTACCACGCGCTGGCGTGACGAATTACCAGCAACCTGGACCGCTCTTAACCCGACGCCATTGCATAATGCGCGGCTTATCTGGCATAACGCGGAACTGGCGCACGAACTGGCGATCCCACAATCCCTTTTTGCTGATAACAAAGGCGCTGGTGTCTGGGGCGGTGAGGCATTACTTCCCGGAATGTCACCATTGGCGCAAGTCTACAGTGGGCATCAGTTTGGTGTCTGGGCCGGGCAGTTAGGCGATGGCCGAGGGATTTTGTTAGGCGAACAATTATTAGCAGATGGCACAACCATGGACTGGCATCTGAAAGGTGCGGGGCTAACGCCTTATTCACGTATGGGCGATGGGCGTGCAGTGCTGCGTTCGACCATCCGCGAAAGCCTGGCGAGTGAAGCGATGCATTATTTGGGTATTCCGGGCACCCGCTCCCTGGCTATTGTCACCAGCGATACCCCGGTTTACCGTGAGACCACTGAGACGGGAGCGATGCTGATGCGTTTGGCGCAAAGCCATATGCGCTTCGGTCATTTTGAGCATTTCTACTATCGGCGTGATATTGAGAAAGTACAACTTTTGGCGGATTTCGCTATTCGTCACTACTGGCCTCACTTGCAAGAAGAACAGGATAAATATGCGATCTGGTTTCGTGATGTCGTCGCGCGGACGGCTTCACTTATTGCTGGCTGGCAAACGGTGGGATTTGCGCATGGTGTTATGAATACTGACAACATGTCGATAATGGGTCTGACGCTTGATTACGGGCCATTTGGTTTTCTTGATGATTATAACCCGCAATTTATTTGTAACCATTCTGACCATCAGGGGCGCTATAGTTTTGATAATCAACCAGCGGTAGCGTTGTGGAATTTACAAAGGCTGGCCCAAACCTTGTCACCTTTTATTGCTGTTAATGCGTTAAATGATGCCCTGGACAGCTACAAGCAGGTGTTATTAGCCGTGTATGGTAAACGGATGCGCCAGAAACTGGGGTTCTATACAGAACAAAACAATGACAACGATTTATTAAATGAACTGTTTGCCTTAATGGCACGTGAAGGTAGCGATTATACCCGCACATTCCGGATGCTAAGCCAGACTGAGCAGAACAGTGCGTCATCGCCGTTACGTGATGAATTTATTGATCGTGCAGCATTTGATAGCTGGTTTAGCCGTTATCGTGCACGGATACAAACAGAGCAGGTTACGGATGATGAGCGTCAGCTACAGATGAAAAGCGTCAATCCAGCGGTTGTGTTACGTAACTGGCTGGCCCAAAGAGCAATCAACGATGCACAGAAAGGAGATATGGAGGAACTGCATCGATTGCATGACGTATTGCGTAATCCCTTCAACGATCGTGATGATGATTACTCCCGCCGTCCTCCTGAATGGGGTAAACGGCTGGAAGTCAGTTGTTCGAGCTAAACTACTTTGTTAGCAATAACTTACCTGCCTGCGTTTTACGCAGCAGGTATTCCTGACCGTCATGATCGATAATGACTTTACCTTCCGGGCCCAACAACGTTTTACTGGCTATCCGCCGTACGGGCGGTGTGGCGGTAAGTTTTTTTTCTTTTTCCTTTACTACTGTTCTGGCGACAAAATCCATATCAGGCATAATCATTAATAATAATATGTATCACAATGATTTTTATTATCAATAAATCAACAAGTAACAGCAAGCACAAATTCTCAGGAGATTGTCGGGAGAGAGAAGAAACGGCCCGCTCAGGTAAGAGCGGGCAGTCAGTCAGAAGCGGCTATCGACAGCTGAAGCAAGCTTACTCAGCAGGATTTCTGAGTCTTCCCAGCTAAGGCAAGGGTCGGTAATAGATTGACCGTAGACCAGTGGCTGACCGCTGATGATTTTTTGAGTGCCTTCACGCAGAAAACTTTCCGCCATGATACCGGCAATGGCGGTAGAGCCATTACGTATCTGTTGGCAAATATCATCACAAACATCCAACTGTCGCCGGTGCTGCTTTTGGCAATTGCCGTGGCTGAAATCTACAACTAAATGCTCTGGCAGATCGAACTCGTGCAGCGTATCACAGGCAGCAGCAATATCTTCTGCATGGTAGTTTGGTTTCTTGCCACCACGCATAATGATATGACCGTAAGGATTGCCGCTGGTCTGGTAAATAGTCATCTGCCCATTTTTATCTGGTGACAGGAACATATGGCTGGCGCGAGAGGCGCGAATAGCATCGACCGCGATACGGGTATTGCCATCGGTGCCATTTTTAAAGCCAACCGGGCAGGACAGGGCGGAAGCCATTTCACGATGGATCTGGCTTTCAGTAGTCCGTGCACCAATAGCCCCCCAGCTAATCAGATCGGCAATAAATTGCCCGGTCACCATATCGAGGAATTCAGTAGCCGTGGGAACGCCAAGTTCATTGACCTGGAGCAATAATTTCCGGGCCAGCTCCAGACCATGATTCACCCGATAACTGCCGTTTAAATCAGGGTCGGAAATGAGTCCTTTCCAGCCCACGACGGTACGTGGTTTTTCAAAATAGGTGCGCATCACGATTTCAAGTCGATGCTGATACTGATTACGCATACTTTGCAATCGCTTTGCATAATCCATCGCTGCATCAAGATCATGAATGGAACAGGGGCCAATTATGACCAGCAGTCGATGATCTTCACCATTCAATATCTTTTCAATACGTCGTCGGGAGTCAGTAACATGACGGGCGACATCAGTGGACACGGGATACCGCTGGGCCAGTTCAGCCGGAGTTACCAGACTGTCTATACGCGCCGTGCGGAGTTCGTCAGTTTTGTTCATTGCAAGTCTCAAAAATTTTTTGCTTCTACGGCAGGACTACCGGGAAGTGATGCGCATCACGATAACATATTTAATTCTTCAAACAGTCTCTTTGTTGACTTCATGTCTTCACCCCATTCACAGGGTTTACTCTGTGACTGGGGGTGCGGTCAGTTGCCGATTCGATACAGCTTGAAAGATTTTGTATGTACACCAATTCCTGCTGATTTCAAGTGCGAGGCAGAAAGCACCTCACGCAATTAACGGTATGATAACAAAAAAGCGAACTCATAAACTAGTAATCTAGTACATTCTTCGATTCAGCCCCATAATATCCAGAATTTTGGTGGCAATCTCTTCTACCGAATAGTTGGTACTGTTGATCCACGGGATCTGGTTTTTACGGTACAGCGCTTCCACTTCCGCAACTTCCATTCGACATTGACGTAATGAGGCGTAGCGACTGTTCTCACGTCGCTCTTCACGAATTGCTGCCAATCTTTCTGGGTTGATCGTCAAACCAAAGAGTTTGTGTTGCAATGGTTTGAGCGATGCAGGAAGCACCAGGTTATCCATATCATCAGCAATAAAGGGGTAGTTAGCCGCCCGGATACCAAATTGCATCGCCAGATACAGGCTGGTAGGGGTTTTACCACAGCGAGAAACGCCCAGTAAGATGACCTGCGCCTGATCAAGGTTGCGCAACGAAATACCATCATCGTGAGCGAGGGTATAGTCGATAGCCGCGATACGGGCATCGTATTTATTCAGATTACCGGGTGTCAGGCCATGCGTTCGATGAGCTATCGGTGTCGGATCGAGCTTCATTTCTTGTTGCAAAGGTGCCACCAGCGCCTGGACGATATCCTGGCAAAATCCTTCACTTTGCAAAATGATAGCGCGAATTTCCGGTAAGACGATGGAATAGAAAACCAGTGGTCGTACACCCGTTTGATGATAAATAGCATCGATTTGATCTTTAACTGCCCTGGCACGACTCTCGTTTTCAACAAACGGTAAAGTAATACTGCTAATGGTTACCGGGAATTGTGACATCACCGCATGGCCTAAAACTTCTGCAGTAATGGCGGTGCCATCAGAAATATAGAAAACGTGACGATCTACAGCACTATCCATTTTTGTTTATCCTTTACGGCAACGATAATTCCCTTAAAGCATAAATTAAAATAAAGAAGAAGCGTAGAGCAACACATCCGTTCTTTCTCTGAAATACAAATTTTATATTTTATGAAACAGCATTTTCATTTTCCATATTTACTATTATACCGACGTATTTTGTGGGAATCGCCCGCCAATGCTGGGTTTGCGCAAACGACGGGAACTGTCTTAAAAATTAAAAAATATATTTGCTTGAACGATTCACTGTTTTTTTCTGCGAGACAAATATGGCAGGATAATTACGCAGTAAGATGGTTCTTAAATCCGTTCATTTATCACAAAAGGATTGTTCGATGTCCAACAATGGCTCGTCACCGCTGGTGCTTTGGTATAACCAACTCGGCATGAATGATGTAGACAGAGTTGGGGGCAAAAATGCCTCCCTGGGTGAAATGATTACTAACCTTTCTGGAATGGGCGTATCCGTACCGAATGGTTTTGCCACAACCGCCGATGCGTTTAATCAGTTTCTCGATCAGAGCGGTGTAAACCAGCGTATCTATGAACTGCTGGATAAAACAGATATTGACGATGTCTCGCAACTTGCTAAAGCAGGTGCGCAGATTCGCCAGTGGATTATCGACACTCCTTTCCAGCCAGAGCTGGAAAATGCTATTCGCGAAGCTTATGCCCAGCTTTCTGCGGATGACGAACATGCATCTTTCGCCGTGCGCTCGTCTGCTACTGCAGAAGATATGCCGGATGCGTCCTTTGCGGGCCAACAAGAAACTTTTCTCAATGTGCAGGGCTTCGATGCCGTCCTGATTGCGGTAAAACACGTATTTGCCTCCCTGTTTAATGATCGCGCCATTTCTTATCGCGTACACCAGGGATATGACCATCGTGGTGTCGCTTTGTCTGCTGGTGTTCAACGGATGGTGCGCTCAGATCTGGCATCCTCTGGCGTGATGTTCTCCATTGATACCGAATCGGGTTTCGATCAGGTGGTATTTATCACTTCGGCCTGGGGGCTGGGTGAGATGGTGGTGCAGGGCGCTGTTAACCCGGATGAATTTTACGTACACAAGCCGACGCTGGCCGCAAATCGTCCGTCCATTGTTCGCCGCACCATGGGGTCGAAAAAAATTCGGATGGTCTACGCATCAACCCAGGAACATGGCAAGCAAGTCAGAATTGAAGATGTACCGCAAGAGCAACGAGACATTTTCTCGCTGACCAACGATGAAGTGCAGGAACTGGCGAAACAGGCTGTTCAGATTGAAAAACACTATGGACGTCCGATGGATATCGAATGGGCCAAAGATGGTCATACTGGCAAATTGTTCATCGTCCAGGCGCGTCCGGAAACAGTGCGCTCCCGTGGTCAGGTTATGGAGCGTTATACCCTTCACGCGCAAGGCAAGATCATTGCGGAAGGGCGTGCAATTGGTCACCGCATTGGTGCTGGAACAGTGAAAGTGATTCAGGACATTAGTGAAATGAATCGCATTGAGCCAGGTGATGTTCTGGTCACTGACATGACCGATCCCGACTGGGAGCCGATCATGAAAAAAGCAGCAGCCATCGTAACTAACCGAGGCGGCAGAACCTGTCACGCAGCGATTATTGCCCGTGAGCTGGGAATTCCGGCAGTGGTTGGGTGTGGCGATGCTACTGAACGGATGAAAGATGGCGAGCAGGTAACGGTTTCTTGCGCAGAAGGCGACACTGGCTATGTTTATGCCGATCTTCTTGATTTCAGTGTGAAAAGTTCCAGCGTAGATAC
Coding sequences:
- a CDS encoding EAL domain-containing protein, with the translated sequence MKISLDNNYHSELYFLPARNYQNKLIGLTVFTNFVSDDGQVRIPTELVIPRMSGEQQYRLFKEQLDVIERCQHFFMQHNLLAWVYLSAPIAESLLNDDETLMRILRLSFIELLINENDVEIARGVINPSLIALSHQFALVLANFGAGELSTKAIFEDLFKRVIFDKSFVHKQSSRLSFEPFIRAIIAQISVHTESLMVCGIDSDKLFQQVMPFHFFAMQGGLWPAVATKHVTTLVQ
- the selO gene encoding protein adenylyltransferase SelO — its product is MTLSFTTRWRDELPATWTALNPTPLHNARLIWHNAELAHELAIPQSLFADNKGAGVWGGEALLPGMSPLAQVYSGHQFGVWAGQLGDGRGILLGEQLLADGTTMDWHLKGAGLTPYSRMGDGRAVLRSTIRESLASEAMHYLGIPGTRSLAIVTSDTPVYRETTETGAMLMRLAQSHMRFGHFEHFYYRRDIEKVQLLADFAIRHYWPHLQEEQDKYAIWFRDVVARTASLIAGWQTVGFAHGVMNTDNMSIMGLTLDYGPFGFLDDYNPQFICNHSDHQGRYSFDNQPAVALWNLQRLAQTLSPFIAVNALNDALDSYKQVLLAVYGKRMRQKLGFYTEQNNDNDLLNELFALMAREGSDYTRTFRMLSQTEQNSASSPLRDEFIDRAAFDSWFSRYRARIQTEQVTDDERQLQMKSVNPAVVLRNWLAQRAINDAQKGDMEELHRLHDVLRNPFNDRDDDYSRRPPEWGKRLEVSCSS
- the ppsA gene encoding phosphoenolpyruvate synthase; this encodes MSNNGSSPLVLWYNQLGMNDVDRVGGKNASLGEMITNLSGMGVSVPNGFATTADAFNQFLDQSGVNQRIYELLDKTDIDDVSQLAKAGAQIRQWIIDTPFQPELENAIREAYAQLSADDEHASFAVRSSATAEDMPDASFAGQQETFLNVQGFDAVLIAVKHVFASLFNDRAISYRVHQGYDHRGVALSAGVQRMVRSDLASSGVMFSIDTESGFDQVVFITSAWGLGEMVVQGAVNPDEFYVHKPTLAANRPSIVRRTMGSKKIRMVYASTQEHGKQVRIEDVPQEQRDIFSLTNDEVQELAKQAVQIEKHYGRPMDIEWAKDGHTGKLFIVQARPETVRSRGQVMERYTLHAQGKIIAEGRAIGHRIGAGTVKVIQDISEMNRIEPGDVLVTDMTDPDWEPIMKKAAAIVTNRGGRTCHAAIIARELGIPAVVGCGDATERMKDGEQVTVSCAEGDTGYVYADLLDFSVKSSSVDTMPDLPLKVMMNVGNPDRAFDFACLPNEGVGLARLEFIINRMIGVHPRALLEFDDQEPQLQKEIREMMKGFDSPREFYVGRLTEGIATLGAAFYPKRVIVRLSDFKSNEYANLVGGERYEPEEENPMLGFRGAGRYVSDSFRDCFALECEAVKRVRNDMGLTNVEIMIPFVRTVDQAKAVVEELARQGLKRGENGLKIIMMCEIPSNALLADQFLQYFDGFSIGSNDMTQLALGLDRDSGVVSELFDERNEAVKALLSMAIRAAKKQGKYVGICGQGPSDHEDFAAWLMEEGIDSLSLNPDTVVQTWLSLAELKK
- the ppsR gene encoding posphoenolpyruvate synthetase regulatory kinase/phosphorylase PpsR, whose product is MDSAVDRHVFYISDGTAITAEVLGHAVMSQFPVTISSITLPFVENESRARAVKDQIDAIYHQTGVRPLVFYSIVLPEIRAIILQSEGFCQDIVQALVAPLQQEMKLDPTPIAHRTHGLTPGNLNKYDARIAAIDYTLAHDDGISLRNLDQAQVILLGVSRCGKTPTSLYLAMQFGIRAANYPFIADDMDNLVLPASLKPLQHKLFGLTINPERLAAIREERRENSRYASLRQCRMEVAEVEALYRKNQIPWINSTNYSVEEIATKILDIMGLNRRMY
- the aroH gene encoding 3-deoxy-7-phosphoheptulonate synthase AroH; the protein is MNKTDELRTARIDSLVTPAELAQRYPVSTDVARHVTDSRRRIEKILNGEDHRLLVIIGPCSIHDLDAAMDYAKRLQSMRNQYQHRLEIVMRTYFEKPRTVVGWKGLISDPDLNGSYRVNHGLELARKLLLQVNELGVPTATEFLDMVTGQFIADLISWGAIGARTTESQIHREMASALSCPVGFKNGTDGNTRIAVDAIRASRASHMFLSPDKNGQMTIYQTSGNPYGHIIMRGGKKPNYHAEDIAAACDTLHEFDLPEHLVVDFSHGNCQKQHRRQLDVCDDICQQIRNGSTAIAGIMAESFLREGTQKIISGQPLVYGQSITDPCLSWEDSEILLSKLASAVDSRF
- the hemP gene encoding hemin uptake protein HemP — protein: MDFVARTVVKEKEKKLTATPPVRRIASKTLLGPEGKVIIDHDGQEYLLRKTQAGKLLLTK